Below is a genomic region from Marinobacter salarius.
GATTGAAGTCCCAATTGTAAGTGCATTTGTTGACGGTGATTCCGGCGGAAATCCGGCAGGCGTTGTACTTCACGCAGAGCGGTTCAGCTCTGAGCAAAAACAGAAGATCGCAGCCGCTGTCGGCTTGTCGGAAACGGCATTTGTTTCTCCGTCCGATTCAGCGGATATAAAGCTGGAGTTCTTTACGCCAACCCAGCAGATCGCTCACTGCGGGCACGCGACGATCGCGACATTCAGTTATCTCCGTCAAAACGGCCTGTTGGCACACGATCAGTCATCCAAGGAAACGATTGATGGATGCAGGTCGATAAAGATGGAGGGCGACTCAGCGTATATGGAGCAGAAAGCCCCTCGCTATGAGCCGCTGAACAGTGCGGATCTTCAATTGACGCTTCGGGCACTTGGAATAACCAGCGCTGATCTGATTGCGGGTGCGAAGCCGACACTGGTGAATACAGGCAATAGCTTTGTCGTAATCGGAATTCGGGACGTTGACACTATCAAAGGCCTCCAGCCAGATTTGGCTTTGATTGAGCAGCTGAGTGACGCTCTTGATTTGATTGGGTTTTACGTTTTTTCCTTTGATGGCGTCGGAGATGGACGAGACGCAGGAGCCCGAATGTTCGGGCCCCGATATGGAATTCGGGAAGAGTCTGCAACGGGCATGGCTGCTGGCCCGCTGGCGTGTTACCTACGGGAGTTCCTTGGCATCGACAAGCATGAATTCACGGTTGAGCAGGGTCGCTGGATGTCACCGCCCTCCGCCAGTGTAATCAATGTGCGTCTGCATATTGATTCAGATGGCAAGATCGGACGGCTTTTTGCCGGTGGTCGAGGTGCGCTGAAAGAAGTCACCGAAGTTACTGTTTGATGTTCCGCCTTTCCGTCACCGGAACTGAACGTGTTCATCCGAACCCATCATCGGATGTGATGAGCTGCATATCGCAAGACAATTTTTTCTGCAGCCGGGAAACAGAGAGAATTTCAATCAAGCCAATGAGGCGACGTTGTCTAATCTAATTCTCTTAAAAGGTGGAATATCACATGAACGCAATCAACAAATTCTTTCTCGTTTTTTCTGTACTCGCTTTCTCTGCATTCGCGCAAGCCGAAGGTGTTAGCCAGGGAGATATCGAGCGCGGCAATAATCCTGCAGTTGAAACTGTCGAACTGGGTACTGGCAACTAAGCCGCCCAAAACGACAATGGGCGGTCCTGGTGGCCGCCCACGCACTCTTGATACAAAGCCTTCACTCTTCGATCCAGTTCCTGTATTTCCCGGCCCTGCCCTTGCAGTCAACCCTCTAACGCTGTTTTAGCCTTGATCACCCATCGACTCGATAAAGGCGTCCACCTCCGACTGCGTGTAACGGGGTGTAATGTGTTGCTGACAGTTCCAGTCAAAGGCCTCGACCCGAATGATCATGCCCCTCTCTACTTGGGCTTTATAGCTCTCGTCCTGTAATCGGTCGAGAATTGATGATGGCTCAGGACCAACCAGTGCCATCCTGCCAAGCAGTTTCAGTCTCCGCCGATTCGGGTAGTCCATCAGGAACAATGAAACCCGATCATTGGTAAGCACGTTGCCAGTCGTGACGTACTGGCGGTTGCCCGAGTAGTCCGCAAAACCAATGGTCGACTGGTCGATGACCTTCAAAAATCCGGCTGGCCCGCCCCGATGCTGGATGTAGGGCCAACCGGTTTCACTGACACTGGCAATGTAAAAGCTGTCCCGGGCCTCGATGAACACCCGTTCCCGATCCCTGAGCAGGTTGTTACGGTCGAGTCCGGATTCAATGGACGAGTAACCGGTCCGACTGCCCATTTCCTCTTGGACCTGCTTAACCGTACTGGTAAAAGCGATTTCCGCAAACTTGTGCGCCATGTTGGGCTCCTGAGGTTTTCATAAATCTGTTCTCCCATTTACTACCAGTAACTTTTCAGGCTCAAGTGTTACGTCGTGTCATCATTATTTTAAAACAGACTCAATGTCGCCACGAAGGTGCTGGGTTTGAGAGGAATCCCCACCCTGTTTCAACTGGGAATGCAAAACGTAACGTACTGCTCGAGGCCAGCGTCCAAGTGGTCAAAACAAGGCAATTTTCCAACATCAGCGGAATACCGTTTACTCGAACCCTTCCAGCACTATCTTGCCCACGGCCGTACCGGACTCCAACTCCGAATGCGCCGCACGCAGGTTGTCAGCGTTGATTACCCCGAGATTCTTGCCTGCGGTGGTACGAATGTGGCCCTGATCCACAAGACTCGCTACCGTCTCAAGAAGTTCGTGCTGCACCTGCATGTCATCAGCATTGTGCATAGACCGGGCGAACATGAATTCGATGTGCAGGGACAGGCTTTTCGGTTTGATTTTCATCACGTCCAGAGACGCGGGGTCGTCAATCATGGCAATCCTGCCAAACGGCCTCAGCGCTGCCACATAATCATCGAAGTACTGGTCGGTGGCGTTCAGGCTGGCCACGTGAGTGATCGGGGCAATTTTGCCCTCGGACACCAGTTGTTCGATTTGCGGCAGCAGTGGCTCGCGGTGATTCACGACGAAATCCGCGCCTAGCGATTCGACCCATTGCCGGGACTCGGGCCGGGATGCGGTGGCCACCACGGTGGCACCGGTCAGCGTTTTTGCCAACTGAATCAGGATCGAGCCGACACCGCCGGCCGCGCCAACCACCAGTATCACGTCGTCGGTTGGGCTGATTTCCTCTGGGAGCTGCTGTTCAAGCCCCAGGTGGTCGAAGAGCATTTCCCAGGCGGTTATGGTGGTCAGAGGCAGCGCTGCCGCTTCTGCGTCGTTCAGGCTGGCGGGTTTGCGGCCCACGATGCGCTCGTCAACGATCTGATACTCGGCATTGCTACCCTGCCGTGTAACGTCGCCAGCGTAGTACACCTGGTCGCCTGGCTCGAACAATGATGCTGCCTCTCCCGTTGCAACGACTTCCCCTACGGCATCCCAGCCCAGTACCTTGGTCTCACCAGGCTCCGCTGCAGCCCGTTGACGTACTTTGAAATCAACAGGATTGACGCCGATGGCTCTCACGCGAACCAGGAGGTCCCTTCCCTCGGCCGCCGGCTGAGGTAGTTCCACGTCTTGAAGGGATTTAGGGTCATCAATGGGTAAAGATTCAGTGTATCCAACCGCTTTCATGTTTCTCTCCAGTGTGAGTTGGTAGTGGCCAACAGTGTGATCCCTCTTTACACTAAGAAAAACCGCCTAATCCCATAAACATAATCAAATAATTTTTGAAAATGAACTTTGACGATCTGACCGTTGTGCTCAAAGTGGCCGAATTCCGCAACATCACCGCGGCTGCCACCAGTCTGGATATGCGCGCCGCGACGGCGAGCGCCGCCGTAAAACGTGTGGAGCATGAGTTAGGGGTAGAGCTGTTTGTCCGCTCTACCCGTCAGTTGCGGCTCTCGGCCGCCGGGGAGAAATACCTGCCCCAATGCCGGCAGGCGCTGACACTGATGGATGAGGCCCGACAGAATATTCGCTTTGGCACAGAGACAGTGGCGGGAGAAATTCGGCTATCGGTGTCATCCGATCTGGGTAGAAATCGCGTCGTGCCCTGGATCGACCAATTGATGACATCTCACCCCGGGCTGAGTTTGCGGGTACAGATCACCGACAGCAATGTGGACTTTTTTCGGGATTCGGTTGATATGGCCCTACGGTATGGCTCACCCAGTGACGCCAACCTGTACGGGTTCAAAATCTGTGATGTCCCCCGACTGCTCTGCGCAACACCCGATTACCTGAACCAACAGGGTACCCCCATTCATCCACACGACCTGGCGGGTCACAACGGGCTTTTCTATCAGTTGCAGGACATTCCCTACGACTTGTGGACCTTCAAACGGGATGGTGAGGAATACCGGGTGAAAATGAGAGGCAATCGGGCGTCCAACGACGGCGATCTCGTTCGGCGCTGGTGCATCGCCGGGCATGGTATGGCGGTCAAATCCTGCCTCGATATATCCGATGATCTGCTGTCCGGCCGGGTGATGAACGTCATGCCCGACTACACACCACCGGTATCAGAGCTGTGGCTGATCTGCCCGACTCGACAATCCATCACACCTGCCATGCGCCTGCTGCGGGACCACCTGAAACAGCAGTGTCAAAGCCTTATAAGCGCCATGACTAAACGCGGCATACTGCCAAGCCACGATTAGACCGCCTTCAGGTGCCGGCCACAGGGCGAATTGGTCATGATGTCGTGCCAGCGATCCTGGAGCAGTCTTTCGATATGATTCCTGATCCATATAATCCCCGGTTCTCTATCATGGCGTGCGTGCCAGATGAGGTAGAGGGTGGTTGGGTCCACATCGAAGGGTAGCTCACCCATCCACAACCCGTCGACGAACCCGCAGTCCTGGCTGATCAGCTCAGGAACGGCCACGATGAGATTGGACTCCCTTAACACCTGAGGAACGGACGCAAAATGGTTCATTGTTGCGGCGATACGTCTGCTCTGCCCTTTTTGATCAAGATAACTGTCAACAGAGCCATGGGCGTCACCCGACATGGTGACCAACAGATGCCGGGCTTCCAGAAACTCTTCCATGGTGATTTGCCGACCTGCCAGCGGGTGGTCCGCCCGCATTGCGAGAACAAATCCGCTGTCAAGAAGCCAGGTGCTCCGCAAACTGTAATCGTGCTGGTTTAGCACGCCAATCGCGAGATCAACGTGCGCTGACCTCAGGTCGTCGTAGCTTCCTTCAGGTGTATAGGGTACGGCGTGTACATCTACGCCTGGCGCCTCACGCTCGAGCAACTCAATAAGCTGACGCCAGATCATCTCGACGATGACGTCGGTTACTGCAATGCGAAACGTCCGTCGGGCGGAGGCCGGGTCAAACTGTGTCGCGCTGACGGCGTTTGTCAGCGCGAACATAGGGTCACCCACCTGATCCCAAAGACTGAGCGCATAGGAGGTGGGTTCGATGTTGCGGCCCTTTCGCACAAAGAGCGGATCGTTCCATATCTGCCGCATTCTGGAAATCGCATTCGATACCGCAGGCTGTGTCATGGCCAGGCGATCCGCCGCACGAGTCACTGAACGCTCCGTCATAATGGCATCAAAGATGTACAGCAACTGGAGCTCTTGAGTTTTCATAGTAAGTGTCTCAGCTTAACTATAAGTGCCCTTTAACGAACGTTCTCAACTGGCTGAGGCTCCCCGCCCCGGCATGTTGGGCAATCACATCGCCATCTTGAAACAGGGCCAATGTCGGAATGCCACGGATACGCATTTTTGCAGTAATCTCCGGGCTGTCATCCACGTTGACCTTGGCAACGGTAAGTTGCTCACTGAACTCATCGGCGATATCCTCAAGCAGCGGGGCTACCGTCTTGCAAGGGCCACACCAGGGTGCCCAGAAGTCAACCAGAACTGTCCGGTCGCTCTGAACAACCGCTTCTTCAAAATTCGCATCGGTTACATGAATAATGGTCGTCATAATATCTGCTCCTGAATGGAATTGCTCACTTTCAATACTGGGCCTTCAAATCTGATAGCACTAATTTCAGTGCCATATAGATCCCATTTCTCACAATGATGGGTTTGCATAGAGCCCGTTAGAGCCGCTTACTGAACACCAGCCCACCCCACGCAAGCGTGCGGTTTCCGGTCCCGCTCTTAATTTCGGAGCTCTGGACTCGGAGCACGTAACTCAACTCGGTGCCAGCAACGAAACTATGGGTATACCCCGCCCAGATTTCCGCCAGGAGCACGTTAAGGTCGTTGGCATCCAGTTCGTGGTCGGAGTGCCTGAATTGGCCTTGAAGGAACGCATTATAGGCCCGAGCTTTGACAGACACGCCACCCCAGAAATAATGCTCCCGGCCGCCAGGGGCCGCGACTCCCGGCGCTCGTTCGCCGTAGGCCATAAGCTCAGGGTTGAAACGATTGTCCGGGGAGGAAATCAGCCCGTCCCGAAAAACAAGCGCGGCACCAAACTCAGTCAAATAACCTACCGACCCGAAATACGTGACTTTGAATTGCTGGTCCGGCCGGTTTTTATCCAGATACTGATGATAGGCAGCGGAATATCGGAATGTTGGTTCCCCGCCATTGGAGACCTGATGGTCCCAGCCGTTGGCACGGTCACTTCCTACTACCTTGTGAACCGCATTTTGACCCGATTTGAAAACATCCAGGCCCAGCACTCCGACAGTCATCGAAGTGGTCCACCCGGAATCGTCACTCAGGTTCCTGTAACTATGACTCGACGATAAGTAAACGAGACTGCTGTAAGGACGATCATCCCGATCGATATCCCTCGCCTTTATTTCTTCTGGGGTGAACCCGTAAATGCCAAATTCCAGGGCTGCACTTTCGGGCTCGTTAATATCTGCGCCAATACCAGACAACACGAACCTGTCCAGGTTCTGGCTGATTCCGGAAGCCGGATTTTCCAGGAAATCCTCTGAGTTTGAGGAATAGGTTACGGCCAAACCTGCGGTGTAATCCTGATCGGTTTGGGTGGGTGCAAAAAGATCGTTGTCCGTAGAAAGCGCAATGACAGAATCAGAATCTTCAGCATGAACCGCCGGAGACAAAACCAGGACAGCGAGAAAAAGTACAAGTAGAACGATGGGGCATAGCCAACTCCGAAAGACGACAGGTCGGAAACAAGTTGGCTGCTATTTTTCAATTGAACGCCTTGCGCGACTAATCAGCGCTCGGTATTGAAAACATCATATAATTTGATGAATAGGTGTTTGTACTGCGATGTTTACATCGTTGTCGGCGGGACGTGTTCCATAAAATGATTTAAGTGTGTTTCTTATAGCGTTTGTAGTGATCAACTAATAGCGGACAGC
It encodes:
- a CDS encoding PhzF family phenazine biosynthesis protein — encoded protein: MKIEVPIVSAFVDGDSGGNPAGVVLHAERFSSEQKQKIAAAVGLSETAFVSPSDSADIKLEFFTPTQQIAHCGHATIATFSYLRQNGLLAHDQSSKETIDGCRSIKMEGDSAYMEQKAPRYEPLNSADLQLTLRALGITSADLIAGAKPTLVNTGNSFVVIGIRDVDTIKGLQPDLALIEQLSDALDLIGFYVFSFDGVGDGRDAGARMFGPRYGIREESATGMAAGPLACYLREFLGIDKHEFTVEQGRWMSPPSASVINVRLHIDSDGKIGRLFAGGRGALKEVTEVTV
- a CDS encoding pyridoxamine 5'-phosphate oxidase family protein produces the protein MAHKFAEIAFTSTVKQVQEEMGSRTGYSSIESGLDRNNLLRDRERVFIEARDSFYIASVSETGWPYIQHRGGPAGFLKVIDQSTIGFADYSGNRQYVTTGNVLTNDRVSLFLMDYPNRRRLKLLGRMALVGPEPSSILDRLQDESYKAQVERGMIIRVEAFDWNCQQHITPRYTQSEVDAFIESMGDQG
- a CDS encoding zinc-binding alcohol dehydrogenase family protein; the encoded protein is MKAVGYTESLPIDDPKSLQDVELPQPAAEGRDLLVRVRAIGVNPVDFKVRQRAAAEPGETKVLGWDAVGEVVATGEAASLFEPGDQVYYAGDVTRQGSNAEYQIVDERIVGRKPASLNDAEAAALPLTTITAWEMLFDHLGLEQQLPEEISPTDDVILVVGAAGGVGSILIQLAKTLTGATVVATASRPESRQWVESLGADFVVNHREPLLPQIEQLVSEGKIAPITHVASLNATDQYFDDYVAALRPFGRIAMIDDPASLDVMKIKPKSLSLHIEFMFARSMHNADDMQVQHELLETVASLVDQGHIRTTAGKNLGVINADNLRAAHSELESGTAVGKIVLEGFE
- a CDS encoding LysR family transcriptional regulator, translated to MNFDDLTVVLKVAEFRNITAAATSLDMRAATASAAVKRVEHELGVELFVRSTRQLRLSAAGEKYLPQCRQALTLMDEARQNIRFGTETVAGEIRLSVSSDLGRNRVVPWIDQLMTSHPGLSLRVQITDSNVDFFRDSVDMALRYGSPSDANLYGFKICDVPRLLCATPDYLNQQGTPIHPHDLAGHNGLFYQLQDIPYDLWTFKRDGEEYRVKMRGNRASNDGDLVRRWCIAGHGMAVKSCLDISDDLLSGRVMNVMPDYTPPVSELWLICPTRQSITPAMRLLRDHLKQQCQSLISAMTKRGILPSHD
- a CDS encoding LysR family transcriptional regulator, coding for MKTQELQLLYIFDAIMTERSVTRAADRLAMTQPAVSNAISRMRQIWNDPLFVRKGRNIEPTSYALSLWDQVGDPMFALTNAVSATQFDPASARRTFRIAVTDVIVEMIWRQLIELLEREAPGVDVHAVPYTPEGSYDDLRSAHVDLAIGVLNQHDYSLRSTWLLDSGFVLAMRADHPLAGRQITMEEFLEARHLLVTMSGDAHGSVDSYLDQKGQSRRIAATMNHFASVPQVLRESNLIVAVPELISQDCGFVDGLWMGELPFDVDPTTLYLIWHARHDREPGIIWIRNHIERLLQDRWHDIMTNSPCGRHLKAV
- the trxA gene encoding thioredoxin encodes the protein MTTIIHVTDANFEEAVVQSDRTVLVDFWAPWCGPCKTVAPLLEDIADEFSEQLTVAKVNVDDSPEITAKMRIRGIPTLALFQDGDVIAQHAGAGSLSQLRTFVKGHL
- a CDS encoding lipid A deacylase LpxR family protein — encoded protein: MSPAVHAEDSDSVIALSTDNDLFAPTQTDQDYTAGLAVTYSSNSEDFLENPASGISQNLDRFVLSGIGADINEPESAALEFGIYGFTPEEIKARDIDRDDRPYSSLVYLSSSHSYRNLSDDSGWTTSMTVGVLGLDVFKSGQNAVHKVVGSDRANGWDHQVSNGGEPTFRYSAAYHQYLDKNRPDQQFKVTYFGSVGYLTEFGAALVFRDGLISSPDNRFNPELMAYGERAPGVAAPGGREHYFWGGVSVKARAYNAFLQGQFRHSDHELDANDLNVLLAEIWAGYTHSFVAGTELSYVLRVQSSEIKSGTGNRTLAWGGLVFSKRL